The following coding sequences lie in one Cannabis sativa cultivar Pink pepper isolate KNU-18-1 chromosome 5, ASM2916894v1, whole genome shotgun sequence genomic window:
- the LOC115715756 gene encoding uncharacterized protein LOC115715756 isoform X1, whose amino-acid sequence MAATTTNTGTASAAMESSSVAASADDVASKAIHKRYEGLVMVRTKAIKGKGAWYWAHLEPMLVQNTDTGLPKAVKLRCSLCDAIFSASNPSRTASEHLKRGTCPNFNSVAKPISSVSPSSAATMVVSPSSTTAPPLHNHRKRSSSSVGGGGGSASSYHVSPLAVVDPSHRYCTELSYSPSASGGATTVVTAITGSLIPQQQQHLMLSGGKDDLGALAMLQDSVKKLKSPKTSPGPALSKNQIECALDYLADWVYESCGSVSFTSLEHPKFRAFLNQVGLPGISRREFTGSRLDARFEEAKSESEARIRDAMFFQVASDGWKPKKYGGFSGEENLVNLTVNLPNGTSLYRKAVFVSGSVPSKYAEEVLWETVTGICGNVVQQCVGIVADRFKAKALRSLENQNHWMVNLSCQFQGFNSLVKDFGKALPLFRTVTENCLKLATFVNNNSQVRNSFHKFQMQEYGYTGLIRLPLPEYESIIFFEPIYAMLEDILNSARALQLILLDEAFKLASMEEPIAREVSDMIGEVGFWNEVEAVHSLVKLIKDMAQEIEVERPLVGQCLPLWNELRAKVKDWCSKFHISEGPVERIIEKRFKKNYHLAWAAAYILDPLYLIRDTSGKYLPPFKYLTTDQEKDVDKLITRLVSREEAHIALMELMKWRTEGLDPVYARAVQMKERDPITGKMRAANPQSSRLVWETYLTEFKSLGKVAVRLIFLHATSCGFKCNWSLLRWVSAHGHSRVGMEKAQKLIFIAAHSKLERRDFSSDEDKDAELLALANGEDDVLNDVLVDTSSV is encoded by the coding sequence ATGGCAGCCACCACCACTAACACCGGCACAGCTTCAGCTGCTATGGAGTCTTCTTCGGTAGCAGCTTCGGCTGATGACGTGGCATCCAAAGCCATACACAAGCGTTACGAAGGACTCGTTATGGTTCGAACCAAAGCCATAAAGGGTAAAGGAGCTTGGTATTGGGCTCACCTGGAACCCATGCTGGTACAGAACACCGATACCGGTTTGCCAAAAGCGGTGAAGCTCCGTTGTTCTTTATGCGACGCCATTTTCTCAGCTTCAAACCCATCTCGTACTGCCTCGGAGCACCTAAAGCGAGGAACTTGTCCCAATTTCAACTCAGTCGCAAAACCCATTTCCTCTGTTTCACCTTCTTCAGCCGCCACCATGGTGGTTTCACCTTCCTCCACCACTGCGCCGCCGCTCCATAACCACCGTAAACGAAGCTCTTCCTCAGTCGGTGGAGGAGGAGGGTCTGCTTCTTCGTACCATGTCTCGCCACTTGCAGTGGTGGATCCATCTCATCGCTACTGTACAGAGTTAAGTTACTCGCCTTCGGCTTCGGGTGGGGCTACGACGGTGGTGACTGCCATAACCGGATCTTTAATACCTCAACAACAGCAGCATTTGATGTTGTCCGGTGGTAAAGATGATTTGGGAGCACTTGCTATGTTACAAGATAGTGTTAAGAAGCTAAAGAGTCCTAAAACCTCACCTGGACCAGCTCTAAGCAAGAATCAGATTGAGTGTGCTCTTGATTATTTGGCTGATTGGGTTTACGAGTCATGTGGGTCTGTCTCTTTCACTAGTCTTGAGCATCCAAAGTTTAGAGCTTTCCTTAACCAAGTGGGTTTGCCAGGGATTTCAAGGAGAGAGTTCACTGGGTCTAGATTGGATGCCAGGTTTGAGGAAGCTAAGAGTGAATCAGAGGCCAGAATTAGAGACGCCATGTTTTTCCAAGTTGCCTCTGATGGTTGGAAGCCTAAAAAGTATGGTGGTTTTAGTGGTGAAGAGAATTTAGTAAATTTGACTGTGAATCTTCCTAATGGGACTAGTTTGTACCGCAAGGCAGTTTTCGTTAGTGGGTCTGTGCCGTCAAAGTATGCTGAGGAGGTTTTGTGGGAGACAGTCACAGGCATTTGTGGGAATGTTGTTCAACAGTGTGTAGGAATAGTAGCAGACAGGTTTAAGGCCAAAGCACTGAGAAGCTTAGAAAATCAGAATCACTGGATGGTCAATCTTTCTTGTCAATTCCAGGGGTTTAATAGTTTGGTTAAGGACTTTGGCAAGGCACTGCCATTGTTCAGGACAGTCACAGAGAATTGTCTCAAGCTTGCAACTTTTGTCAATAACAATTCCCAGGTTAGAAATAGCTTTCATAAATTTCAAATGCAGGAATATGGTTACACTGGTTTAATAAGACTACCACTGCCAGAGTATGAAAGTATCATCTTCTTTGAACCTATATATGCAATGCTTGAGGATATACTCAATTCAGCTAGAGCACTTCAGTTGATTCTACTTGATGAAGCTTTTAAGCTTGCTTCCATGGAAGAACCTATTGCCAGAGAGGTTTCTGATATGATTGGGGAAGTGGGTTTTTGGAATGAAGTTGAAGCTGTACATTCGTTAGTTAAATTGATCAAAGACATGGCTCAAGAGATAGAGGTGGAGAGACCACTAGTAGGGCAATGCCTTCCTCTTTGGAATGAACTTAGAGCAAAAGTGAAAGACTGGTGCTCCAAATTTCACATTAGTGAAGGGCCAGTGGAGAGGATTATTGAGAAAAGGTTCAAGAAGAATTATCATCTAGCTTGGGCTGCAGCATACATACTCGATCCCCTTTACTTGATCAGAGACACTAGCGGTAAATACCTGCCTCCATTCAAGTATTTGACTACTGATCAGGAGAAAGATGTGGACAAGCTCATAACAAGGCTTGTATCAAGGGAGGAGGCTCATATCGCTTTGATGGAGCTCATGAAATGGAGAACAGAAGGGCTTGATCCTGTCTATGCTCGGGCGGTACAAATGAAAGAGAGAGACCCGATAACCGGCAAGATGAGGGCTGCTAATCCACAGAGTAGTAGGCTTGTGTGGGAAACTTATCTCACTGAATTCAAGTCACTAGGAAAAGTTGCAGTTAGGCTCATCTTTCTCCATGCTACTTCATGTGGATTCAAATGCAATTGGTCATTGTTGAGATGGGTTTCTGCTCATGGACATTCAAGAGTTGGTATGGAAAAGGCACAAAAGTTAATATTCATTGCAGCTCATTCTAAGCTTGAGAGGAGAGATTTCTCAAGTGATGAAGATAAGGATGCAGAACTATTGGCCTTAGCAAACGGTGAGGATGATGTACTAAATGATGTTCTTGTTGATACATCCTCAGTGTGA
- the LOC115715756 gene encoding uncharacterized protein LOC115715756 isoform X2, translating to MAATTTNTGTASAAMESSSVAASADDVASKAIHKRYEGLVMVRTKAIKGKGAWYWAHLEPMLVQNTDTGLPKAVKLRCSLCDAIFSASNPSRTASEHLKRGTCPNFNSVAKPISSVSPSSAATMVVSPSSTTAPPLHNHRKRSSSSVGGGGGSASSYHVSPLAVVDPSHRYCTELSYSPSASGGATTVVTAITGSLIPQQQQHLMLSGGKDDLGALAMLQDSVKKLKSPKTSPGPALSKNQIECALDYLADWVYESCGSVSFTSLEHPKFRAFLNQVGLPGISRREFTGSRLDARFEEAKSESEARIRDAMFFQVASDGWKPKKYGGFSGEENLVNLTVNLPNGTSLYRKAVFVSGSVPSKYAEEVLWETVTGICGNVVQQCVGIVADRFKAKALRSLENQNHWMVNLSCQFQGFNSLVKDFGKALPLFRTVTENCLKLATFVNNNSQVRNSFHKFQMQEYGYTGLIRLPLPEYESIIFFEPIYAMLEDILNSARALQLILLDEAFKLASMEEPIAREVSDMIGEVGFWNEVEAVHSLVKLIKDMAQEIEVERPLVGQCLPLWNELRAKVKDWCSKFHISEGPVERIIEKRFKKNYHLAWAAAYILDPLYLIRDTSGKYLPPFKYLTTDQEKDVDKLITRLVSREEAHIALMELMKWRTEGLDPVYARAVQMKERDPITGKMRAANPQSSRLVWETYLTEFKSLGKVAVRLIFLHATSCGFKCNWSLLRWVSAHGHSRVGMEKAQKLIFIAAHSKLERRDFSSDEDKDAELLALANALERPP from the exons ATGGCAGCCACCACCACTAACACCGGCACAGCTTCAGCTGCTATGGAGTCTTCTTCGGTAGCAGCTTCGGCTGATGACGTGGCATCCAAAGCCATACACAAGCGTTACGAAGGACTCGTTATGGTTCGAACCAAAGCCATAAAGGGTAAAGGAGCTTGGTATTGGGCTCACCTGGAACCCATGCTGGTACAGAACACCGATACCGGTTTGCCAAAAGCGGTGAAGCTCCGTTGTTCTTTATGCGACGCCATTTTCTCAGCTTCAAACCCATCTCGTACTGCCTCGGAGCACCTAAAGCGAGGAACTTGTCCCAATTTCAACTCAGTCGCAAAACCCATTTCCTCTGTTTCACCTTCTTCAGCCGCCACCATGGTGGTTTCACCTTCCTCCACCACTGCGCCGCCGCTCCATAACCACCGTAAACGAAGCTCTTCCTCAGTCGGTGGAGGAGGAGGGTCTGCTTCTTCGTACCATGTCTCGCCACTTGCAGTGGTGGATCCATCTCATCGCTACTGTACAGAGTTAAGTTACTCGCCTTCGGCTTCGGGTGGGGCTACGACGGTGGTGACTGCCATAACCGGATCTTTAATACCTCAACAACAGCAGCATTTGATGTTGTCCGGTGGTAAAGATGATTTGGGAGCACTTGCTATGTTACAAGATAGTGTTAAGAAGCTAAAGAGTCCTAAAACCTCACCTGGACCAGCTCTAAGCAAGAATCAGATTGAGTGTGCTCTTGATTATTTGGCTGATTGGGTTTACGAGTCATGTGGGTCTGTCTCTTTCACTAGTCTTGAGCATCCAAAGTTTAGAGCTTTCCTTAACCAAGTGGGTTTGCCAGGGATTTCAAGGAGAGAGTTCACTGGGTCTAGATTGGATGCCAGGTTTGAGGAAGCTAAGAGTGAATCAGAGGCCAGAATTAGAGACGCCATGTTTTTCCAAGTTGCCTCTGATGGTTGGAAGCCTAAAAAGTATGGTGGTTTTAGTGGTGAAGAGAATTTAGTAAATTTGACTGTGAATCTTCCTAATGGGACTAGTTTGTACCGCAAGGCAGTTTTCGTTAGTGGGTCTGTGCCGTCAAAGTATGCTGAGGAGGTTTTGTGGGAGACAGTCACAGGCATTTGTGGGAATGTTGTTCAACAGTGTGTAGGAATAGTAGCAGACAGGTTTAAGGCCAAAGCACTGAGAAGCTTAGAAAATCAGAATCACTGGATGGTCAATCTTTCTTGTCAATTCCAGGGGTTTAATAGTTTGGTTAAGGACTTTGGCAAGGCACTGCCATTGTTCAGGACAGTCACAGAGAATTGTCTCAAGCTTGCAACTTTTGTCAATAACAATTCCCAGGTTAGAAATAGCTTTCATAAATTTCAAATGCAGGAATATGGTTACACTGGTTTAATAAGACTACCACTGCCAGAGTATGAAAGTATCATCTTCTTTGAACCTATATATGCAATGCTTGAGGATATACTCAATTCAGCTAGAGCACTTCAGTTGATTCTACTTGATGAAGCTTTTAAGCTTGCTTCCATGGAAGAACCTATTGCCAGAGAGGTTTCTGATATGATTGGGGAAGTGGGTTTTTGGAATGAAGTTGAAGCTGTACATTCGTTAGTTAAATTGATCAAAGACATGGCTCAAGAGATAGAGGTGGAGAGACCACTAGTAGGGCAATGCCTTCCTCTTTGGAATGAACTTAGAGCAAAAGTGAAAGACTGGTGCTCCAAATTTCACATTAGTGAAGGGCCAGTGGAGAGGATTATTGAGAAAAGGTTCAAGAAGAATTATCATCTAGCTTGGGCTGCAGCATACATACTCGATCCCCTTTACTTGATCAGAGACACTAGCGGTAAATACCTGCCTCCATTCAAGTATTTGACTACTGATCAGGAGAAAGATGTGGACAAGCTCATAACAAGGCTTGTATCAAGGGAGGAGGCTCATATCGCTTTGATGGAGCTCATGAAATGGAGAACAGAAGGGCTTGATCCTGTCTATGCTCGGGCGGTACAAATGAAAGAGAGAGACCCGATAACCGGCAAGATGAGGGCTGCTAATCCACAGAGTAGTAGGCTTGTGTGGGAAACTTATCTCACTGAATTCAAGTCACTAGGAAAAGTTGCAGTTAGGCTCATCTTTCTCCATGCTACTTCATGTGGATTCAAATGCAATTGGTCATTGTTGAGATGGGTTTCTGCTCATGGACATTCAAGAGTTGGTATGGAAAAGGCACAAAAGTTAATATTCATTGCAGCTCATTCTAAGCTTGAGAGGAGAGATTTCTCAAGTGATGAAGATAAGGATGCAGAACTATTGGCCTTAGCAAACG CACTGGAGAGACCCCCTTGA